The proteins below are encoded in one region of Bdellovibrio bacteriovorus:
- a CDS encoding SWIB/MDM2 domain-containing protein has protein sequence MAKAKKATTKKAAAKKAAPKKAAKKAAPKKAAAAKKAAPKKAATKRKPNAAFMKALTPSAALAAVVGASPLPRTEVVKKLWAYIKKNGLQDSKNKRNINADAKLKEVFGGKTTVSMFDMTKLVSKHLK, from the coding sequence ATGGCGAAAGCTAAGAAAGCTACTACTAAGAAAGCTGCAGCTAAAAAAGCTGCTCCAAAAAAAGCTGCAAAAAAAGCTGCTCCTAAAAAAGCCGCTGCTGCGAAAAAAGCTGCTCCTAAAAAAGCTGCTACAAAACGTAAACCAAACGCTGCATTCATGAAAGCGTTGACTCCATCTGCAGCTTTGGCAGCAGTTGTTGGTGCTTCTCCACTTCCACGTACTGAAGTTGTTAAAAAACTTTGGGCTTACATCAAAAAGAACGGTCTTCAAGACTCTAAAAACAAAAGAAACATCAATGCTGACGCTAAATTGAAAGAAGTTTTCGGCGGCAAAACGACTGTTTCTATGTTCGATATGACTAAATTGGTTTCTAAGCACCTTAAATAG
- a CDS encoding BolA family protein, which produces MSTRATRLNDILSKALVPIHMEIENESFMHSVPPGSETHFKVLVVSEKFTGKSRIDRQRMINELLKEELQSGLHALTQKTLTPEEWEKQKTALNFESPECLGGSKHDRK; this is translated from the coding sequence ATGTCCACACGTGCTACTCGTTTGAATGATATTTTAAGCAAAGCTCTCGTTCCGATCCATATGGAAATCGAAAACGAGAGCTTTATGCATTCTGTTCCTCCCGGCAGCGAGACTCATTTCAAAGTTTTGGTGGTCTCTGAGAAGTTCACGGGAAAATCCCGTATTGACCGCCAAAGAATGATTAACGAGCTTTTAAAAGAAGAGTTGCAAAGCGGTCTTCACGCCTTGACGCAGAAAACTTTGACGCCAGAAGAATGGGAAAAGCAAAAAACAGCCTTGAATTTCGAGTCCCCGGAATGTCTTGGGGGCAGCAAACACGACAGAAAATAA
- the ettA gene encoding energy-dependent translational throttle protein EttA, protein MSQEIIYTMKGVSKVYPPQRYVLKDIYLSYFYGAKIGVLGLNGSGKSTLLRIMAGVDKDFLGEAFPSKTMKVGYFEQEPHLDPALTVKENIFAGMGELPKLMGEYNAINDKFSDPDLDPDEMNKLIEKQGAIQEKLEALGAWDVDQKIEIVMDALRCPDGDLPVTNLSGGEKRRVALARLIMSEPDILLLDEPTNHLDAESVAWLEQYLSKFPGTVIAVTHDRYFLDNVAGWILELDRGEGIPWKGNYTSWLEQKDKRQANEAKDQARKAKTLERELDWIRQGAKARQAKSKARISNYENLLKEASPEKIQEMSIYIPPGPRLGDIVVEAKNITKAYDHKVLLDDVSFTIPRGAIVGVIGPNGVGKSTLFRMITGKENPDSGSFKVGETVKIAYVDQTRETLDPNKTIFEELSGGQDVIQLGTREINARQYVSWFNFSGTDQQKKVGQLSGGERNRVNMAKILKQGANLLLLDEPTNDLDVNTMRALEEALLEFGGSAVVISHDRWFLDRVCTHIMAFEGDSKIEFFPGNFTEYEEDRKKRLGENAAPKRIRFKMV, encoded by the coding sequence ATGTCTCAAGAGATTATCTACACAATGAAGGGCGTAAGTAAAGTATATCCTCCACAAAGATACGTGTTGAAGGATATTTACCTTTCTTACTTCTATGGCGCAAAGATCGGTGTTCTTGGTTTGAACGGTTCTGGTAAGTCGACTTTGCTTAGAATTATGGCAGGTGTGGATAAGGACTTCCTCGGTGAAGCTTTCCCATCCAAAACAATGAAAGTTGGTTACTTCGAGCAAGAACCGCACTTGGATCCCGCATTGACGGTCAAAGAAAATATCTTTGCCGGCATGGGCGAGTTGCCAAAGTTGATGGGCGAATACAACGCGATCAATGACAAATTCTCTGATCCCGATTTGGATCCAGACGAAATGAATAAGCTGATTGAAAAGCAAGGGGCGATCCAAGAAAAATTGGAAGCTTTGGGAGCTTGGGATGTTGATCAGAAAATCGAAATCGTGATGGATGCTCTTCGCTGTCCAGATGGCGATCTTCCTGTGACAAACCTTTCGGGTGGTGAAAAGCGCCGTGTGGCTTTGGCAAGATTGATCATGTCTGAACCAGACATCTTATTGCTGGATGAGCCGACGAATCACTTGGACGCAGAATCAGTGGCTTGGCTTGAACAATATCTTTCGAAGTTCCCAGGAACTGTGATCGCAGTCACGCATGACCGTTATTTCCTAGATAACGTGGCGGGCTGGATCTTAGAGCTTGATCGCGGTGAAGGCATTCCTTGGAAAGGAAACTACACGTCTTGGCTAGAACAAAAAGACAAGCGTCAGGCAAATGAAGCTAAAGACCAAGCTCGCAAAGCGAAAACTTTAGAGCGCGAGTTGGATTGGATCCGTCAAGGGGCGAAAGCACGTCAGGCGAAGTCGAAAGCGCGTATTTCGAACTACGAAAATCTATTGAAAGAAGCCTCTCCAGAGAAAATCCAAGAGATGTCTATCTACATCCCACCAGGACCTCGTTTGGGTGATATCGTCGTTGAGGCGAAAAACATCACGAAGGCTTACGATCACAAAGTTCTTTTGGACGACGTCAGTTTCACGATTCCTCGCGGCGCGATCGTGGGTGTTATTGGACCGAACGGTGTGGGTAAATCGACATTGTTCCGTATGATCACGGGTAAAGAAAATCCAGATTCTGGAAGTTTCAAAGTCGGTGAGACAGTGAAAATCGCTTACGTCGATCAAACGCGTGAAACTTTGGATCCGAATAAAACGATCTTTGAAGAGCTTTCTGGCGGTCAAGACGTGATCCAATTGGGAACTCGCGAGATCAATGCTCGTCAGTACGTTTCTTGGTTTAACTTCTCTGGAACAGACCAACAAAAGAAAGTCGGTCAGTTGTCGGGTGGTGAAAGAAACCGTGTCAATATGGCGAAGATCCTTAAGCAAGGTGCGAACTTATTGCTTCTGGATGAGCCGACGAATGATTTGGATGTAAACACAATGCGTGCTCTTGAGGAAGCCTTGTTAGAGTTCGGTGGATCTGCTGTGGTGATCTCGCATGATCGCTGGTTCTTAGACCGCGTTTGTACTCATATCATGGCGTTTGAAGGGGATTCTAAGATTGAATTCTTCCCTGGAAACTTCACGGAATACGAAGAAGACCGCAAAAAACGTTTGGGCGAAAATGCCGCTCCGAAGCGCATTCGCTTCAAAATGGTGTAA
- the ahcY gene encoding adenosylhomocysteinase, with protein sequence MSLTTTNGKSAMKKNAKAAAKPAAKTISGDFKVCKEAMENPEVFEKLAKWGREEIKIAETEMPGLMAVRKEFKKQQPLKGARISGCLHMTIQTAVLIETLVELGAEVRWSSCNIFSTQDHAAVAIAAAGIPVFAWKGLTEEEFNWCIEQTIVGWGKEGFNMILDDGGDLTNMMHEPRFAKEMKKIIGISEETTTGVHNLEVLLKNGKLKVPAININDSVTKSKFDNLYGCRESLADGIKRATDVMVAGKICVVAGYGDVGKGSAHSLRGLGARVLITEIDPICALQAAMEGFEVTTMEEAAKIADIFVTATGCCDIITDKHFNMMKNNAIVCNIGHFDIEIDMAWLNKNSKVREVKPQVDIHTLKNGRQVIVLAKGRLVNLGCATGHPSFVMSNSFTNQVLAQMELFTNRDKYQEISVYRLPKHLDEKVAALHLDKLGVKLTKLSSKQAKYLHTSPNGPFKPEHYRY encoded by the coding sequence ATGTCACTAACGACAACAAACGGGAAATCCGCAATGAAAAAAAATGCTAAAGCAGCAGCTAAACCAGCTGCAAAAACTATCTCTGGCGACTTTAAAGTTTGCAAAGAGGCGATGGAAAATCCAGAAGTCTTCGAAAAATTGGCTAAATGGGGCCGCGAAGAAATCAAGATCGCTGAAACTGAAATGCCAGGTTTGATGGCCGTTCGTAAAGAATTTAAAAAACAACAACCATTGAAAGGCGCGCGCATTTCTGGTTGCCTTCACATGACAATCCAAACAGCTGTCCTTATCGAAACTCTTGTTGAGTTGGGTGCGGAAGTTCGTTGGTCTTCTTGCAATATCTTCTCGACACAAGATCACGCAGCGGTGGCTATCGCAGCGGCAGGTATCCCTGTGTTTGCATGGAAAGGTTTGACTGAAGAAGAATTCAACTGGTGTATCGAACAAACTATCGTGGGTTGGGGCAAAGAAGGCTTCAACATGATCCTTGATGACGGTGGTGACCTTACAAACATGATGCACGAACCACGTTTCGCAAAAGAGATGAAGAAAATCATCGGTATCTCTGAAGAGACAACAACTGGCGTGCACAACCTTGAAGTTCTTCTTAAGAACGGCAAGTTGAAAGTTCCTGCGATCAACATCAATGACTCTGTTACTAAATCTAAGTTCGACAACCTTTACGGTTGCCGTGAGTCTTTGGCTGACGGTATCAAACGTGCGACTGACGTGATGGTTGCTGGTAAAATCTGCGTGGTTGCGGGTTACGGCGACGTAGGTAAAGGTTCTGCTCACTCTCTTCGTGGATTGGGTGCTCGTGTTCTTATCACTGAAATCGATCCTATCTGTGCATTGCAAGCGGCAATGGAAGGTTTCGAAGTGACGACGATGGAAGAAGCAGCGAAAATCGCTGACATCTTCGTAACAGCAACTGGTTGCTGCGACATCATCACTGACAAACACTTCAACATGATGAAAAACAATGCGATCGTGTGCAACATCGGTCACTTCGATATCGAAATCGATATGGCTTGGTTGAACAAAAATTCAAAAGTTCGTGAAGTGAAACCACAAGTGGACATCCACACTTTGAAAAACGGTCGTCAAGTGATCGTTCTTGCAAAAGGTCGCTTGGTGAACTTGGGCTGTGCAACTGGTCACCCAAGCTTCGTAATGAGTAACTCATTCACGAACCAAGTGTTGGCTCAAATGGAACTTTTCACGAACCGTGATAAGTACCAAGAGATCTCTGTTTACCGTTTGCCTAAGCACCTTGACGAAAAAGTGGCGGCTCTTCACCTAGACAAACTAGGAGTGAAGTTGACTAAGCTTTCTTCGAAACAGGCGAAGTATCTTCATACTTCTCCTAACGGGCCTTTCAAGCCTGAACACTATCGTTACTAA
- the map gene encoding type I methionyl aminopeptidase, whose product MGIKPLSLEEIKKMTRACRIAADTLTYLDKYVKAGITTNEIDILANDFMLTKGAKSACLGYHGYPKYTCTSVNEVVCHGVPDDKTILKEGDIINVDVTAWIDGFFGDTSKMYAIGNISEDAKDLIETARMARDIGIETIRPGGFTGDIGFETHKYVTRKGYTTVKEIGGHGVGRTFHDEPFVPSYGKKGKGERLVPFHCITVEPMVNQGTDEIVEFDITGSSIKYYHTADGLLSAQFEHTVLVTDTGYEILTLP is encoded by the coding sequence ATGGGAATTAAGCCTTTATCTTTAGAAGAAATCAAAAAAATGACCCGTGCCTGCCGTATTGCTGCCGATACTTTGACGTATCTGGATAAGTACGTAAAAGCGGGGATCACAACGAATGAAATCGACATACTTGCCAATGATTTCATGCTGACGAAAGGCGCGAAGTCCGCTTGTCTTGGTTACCATGGCTATCCTAAGTACACGTGCACATCTGTGAATGAAGTTGTCTGCCACGGAGTTCCCGATGATAAAACCATTCTTAAAGAGGGCGACATCATCAACGTTGACGTGACGGCTTGGATTGATGGCTTCTTCGGTGACACCTCAAAGATGTATGCCATCGGAAACATCTCTGAAGATGCCAAGGACTTGATTGAAACTGCCCGCATGGCTCGCGATATTGGTATTGAAACGATCAGACCTGGCGGCTTTACCGGCGATATTGGCTTTGAAACTCACAAATACGTGACTCGCAAAGGTTATACGACCGTGAAAGAGATCGGCGGCCATGGTGTTGGTCGCACCTTCCACGACGAGCCTTTCGTTCCGTCTTACGGGAAAAAAGGAAAAGGCGAGCGCCTGGTTCCTTTCCACTGCATCACGGTCGAGCCGATGGTGAACCAAGGTACAGATGAAATCGTGGAGTTTGATATTACCGGCTCTTCGATCAAATATTATCATACCGCAGATGGTCTATTATCCGCACAGTTTGAACATACCGTTCTTGTGACGGATACTGGTTACGAAATTTTGACTTTACCGTAA
- a CDS encoding J domain-containing protein, which translates to MSFQASFKQILRDKMGENTSFSPEKESSSLNSDPAHMAFLLGQINRLEFQTRRGHYPQPKVRPQRKAHNFSVSQKLAFEFLKTWVHDLHEGFTANELKKAFRQAALALHPDHGGNTQQFLELKAHYQTLRELVSP; encoded by the coding sequence ATGAGTTTTCAGGCAAGCTTCAAACAAATTCTTCGAGACAAAATGGGTGAAAACACCAGTTTCTCCCCTGAAAAAGAGTCTTCCAGCCTGAATTCCGACCCAGCTCACATGGCTTTTTTGCTTGGTCAAATCAACCGTTTAGAATTTCAAACACGCCGAGGACACTACCCGCAACCGAAAGTTCGTCCACAAAGAAAGGCGCACAACTTCTCGGTCTCTCAAAAACTTGCCTTTGAGTTCCTGAAGACTTGGGTGCACGACTTGCACGAGGGCTTCACTGCAAACGAACTTAAGAAGGCCTTCCGCCAGGCAGCCCTAGCTCTTCACCCGGATCATGGTGGAAACACGCAGCAATTCTTAGAGCTAAAAGCTCACTATCAGACTTTGCGCGAACTTGTCTCACCCTAG
- a CDS encoding sensor histidine kinase has protein sequence MYDLEFTSEDAYNKRLTYFKVIYFIGIAVSFVYLVKFNFEYKTSEYNSVLIPMWLIFALLPPLVLKVSKNYLLSALTLSICSSSILAYLLYTAGGGDAPGVFWLAAIPLVMGILMGLPGAVAGYFIVSGIIIFYWYLKANHLGPNVIEEYGDYGREKLFNLVTFLIFSCFTTHQYIMGEERFMKRLMEKNLDIENLLRVLIHDIANTLSSMTYNLVKAKEDRENLSSLEFEKIEKAVDDINSLLAQVRHLKSVKDGKAALPLKPISLTLVLHEVYESTLDLAQKKGIKLSLDISRDRMLINGEKTILSNVVLLNLLNNAIKFSHPGDRIELKAYATDSQVVIEIQDYGIGIPASILGQIFNINAQTTRAGTQGEKGTGYGMPLVKEYLQMMDGTIEIFSQETPSHSQPRGTKVVLTLPLAQP, from the coding sequence ATGTACGACTTAGAATTTACGTCTGAAGATGCATATAATAAGAGGCTCACCTACTTTAAGGTGATCTACTTCATTGGCATTGCTGTCTCTTTTGTCTACCTTGTTAAATTCAACTTCGAATACAAAACCTCAGAATACAATTCCGTCCTGATCCCGATGTGGCTGATCTTTGCGCTATTGCCACCCCTGGTCCTCAAAGTCTCAAAGAATTATTTGCTGTCGGCCTTAACTCTTAGCATTTGCTCTTCTTCGATCCTTGCCTATTTGCTCTATACCGCCGGCGGTGGGGATGCGCCCGGAGTCTTCTGGCTTGCCGCCATCCCCTTGGTGATGGGGATTCTAATGGGCCTTCCCGGGGCGGTGGCGGGTTACTTCATTGTCTCTGGAATCATCATCTTTTATTGGTATCTGAAAGCAAACCACTTAGGCCCCAACGTCATTGAAGAGTACGGGGACTATGGCAGAGAAAAGCTCTTCAACCTGGTCACGTTCTTGATCTTTTCCTGCTTCACCACCCATCAATATATAATGGGCGAAGAACGCTTCATGAAACGCCTCATGGAAAAGAACCTGGATATTGAAAACCTTTTGAGAGTCCTGATCCACGATATCGCAAACACCCTCTCTTCAATGACCTACAATCTTGTTAAAGCCAAAGAAGACCGCGAAAACTTAAGCTCACTTGAGTTTGAAAAAATTGAAAAAGCCGTCGATGACATCAATAGCCTTCTGGCCCAAGTCCGCCACCTGAAATCGGTGAAAGACGGTAAAGCGGCTCTTCCGCTAAAACCCATCTCTTTGACTCTGGTCTTGCACGAGGTCTACGAAAGCACTTTGGATTTGGCTCAGAAAAAGGGAATCAAGCTGTCATTGGATATTTCGCGGGATCGCATGCTTATCAATGGCGAAAAGACCATCCTCAGCAATGTGGTGCTTTTAAACTTGCTCAATAATGCTATTAAGTTCTCTCACCCTGGGGACCGTATTGAGCTTAAAGCCTATGCCACGGACTCGCAGGTGGTGATTGAAATCCAGGATTACGGCATCGGTATCCCCGCTTCCATTTTAGGACAGATCTTTAATATCAATGCGCAGACGACCCGCGCAGGAACTCAGGGTGAAAAAGGGACTGGCTATGGCATGCCGCTCGTAAAAGAGTATTTGCAGATGATGGATGGAACCATCGAGATTTTTTCGCAAGAAACCCCTTCTCACAGTCAGCCTCGGGGTACGAAGGTGGTTCTGACACTTCCTCTGGCTCAGCCCTAA